One Watersipora subatra chromosome 4, tzWatSuba1.1, whole genome shotgun sequence genomic window carries:
- the LOC137393335 gene encoding solute carrier family 49 member 4-like isoform X3, which yields MAYSALVVACILWNISLFTEILWVFAVGSFINGIPPCITMVVPSLFSVTWFPVYQRTTATSICILSISVGSVVAYTAGPLIIGCRITSEAVLFRDNLTDTYIDEIVDGIQNVGYFVLGASVLGLILTIAHFPAAPPTPPSIAQTVKREDFIVGLRKLKNNYQYWILLVLFNLKDATVCAWFPLIAVHFRGLGLDETTASWICTVATIAAAIGVFIVAVLADHHYFKRKTKLILKWFTVVSIALFLILALIQEKYILLSEGALVPVLYILLIGIDVSTQSIFPICAELACEYAYPVYEGLTCTILLIGNYMIGIVFYCLLLVPSLADDTGWMTWQCLFGSIIAMPLLFLLKDDFRRLNLDDRPDTLSKSLSVAGH from the exons ATGGCCTATTCTGCGCTAGTGGTAGCGTGCATCTTGTGGAATATCTCACTCTTTACAGAGATTCTTTG GGTGTTTGCAGTCGGATCATTCATAAATGGTATCCCTCCTTGCATTACTATGGTTGTACCATCACTATTCTCTGTAACATGGTTTCCTGTATATCAACGAACCACTGCTACATCAATTTGCATCCTCAGCATTTCAGTAGGCTCAGTGGTTGCATACACAGCAG GTCCATTAATCATAGGATGTAGGATAACATCTGAAGCTGTCCTCTTTAGGGATAACTTAACCGATA CTTATATCGATGAAATAGTGGATGGAATACAAAATGTTGGATATTTCG TACTCGGAGCCTCTGTACTTGGTCTCATACTCACCATCGCACACTTTCCTGCTGCTCCTCCGACTCCCCCGAGTATCGCTCAAACCGTGAAGCGTGAAGATTTTATAGTTGGACTGAGGAAGCTGAAAAA CAACTACCAGTACTGGATCCTGCTGGTTCTCTTCAATCTCAAAGATGCAACAGTCTGTGCTTGGTTTCCTCTTATTGCAGTGCATTTCAGAGGCCTTGGGCTGGATGAG ACTACAGCATCATGGATATGCACAGTGGCTACGATAGCTGCTGCCATCGGTGTATTCATTGTAGCCGTACTAGCTGATCATCATTATTTTAAAAGGAAGACAAAGCTCATACTGAAATGGTTCACAGTTGTATCAATAGCTCTGTTCCTTATCCTGGCCCTCATTCAAGAGAAGTACATTCTTCTATCAGAAGGAGCCCTGGTTC CTGTGCTATATATTCTGCTTATTGGAATTGATGTGTCAACACAGTCAATATTTCCCATCTGTGCGGAGCTAGCCTGTGAGTACGCATATCCTGTGTACGAGGGGCTGACGTGCACCATCCTACTTATTGGCAACTACATGATAGGAATCGTCTTCTACTGCCTTTTGTTGGTGCCAAGCTTGGCTGATG ACACCGGATGGATGACGTGGCAATGCCTCTTTGGAAGTATCATTGCAATGCCTCTGCTTTTTCTCCTCAAAGACGACTTCCGTCGGCTCAACTTGGACGACAGACCTGATACTCTAAGCAAGTCGTTAAGTGTAGCTGGACATTAA